Within the Meriones unguiculatus strain TT.TT164.6M chromosome 2, Bangor_MerUng_6.1, whole genome shotgun sequence genome, the region tgataatcttagggctaataataaacatcatatagcccaacactcatttttttttaatttactacaacacAGATGGCAGAGGACACTTTTCTGTGGCTTGTACAAACTGCATCACTCTGCAGGGCAAATACAAGTTGTCGGTAAGCTCCAACATGCCTGTGTAACACTAACATGTAACATGTGTAACATGTGTAACACTAACACATTTGAAAGCTCACATTATTATCTAAGTCACAGTTAGAATTTGAAATTCTAATCTAAGTTCTTTCTGATCCTAAGGGTCTACAGAACTCAGTTTGAAAAACTAGAGGCCCCGAGAACTAGAACACTGGCAAGAATGAgactttgtttcattctgttcctTTCCACCCGTAATTACAAAATACCAGTGCCCTTCAGGAGAGTTTCACCTTACCTAAAGGTAAAGCATGGGCCTGCACGTGGAACTCAGTACTTGggttgcttgcctagcatgcacagagccctgggcAGGCCCAGATAAACTAAACATGCTCCcacaatgaaatcaagaggatctgaagttcaaagtcatcttcaactACATggggagttcaaagctagccaaCCCAATaattcttgtctcaaaaataaaataaacaaaataaaaacatggaagccaggcaaggtggtacACACTCCTAGTCCTAGCACTTagatggcagaggcagagagatctcttcGAGTATgatgccagtctggtctacttAGTCAGACCTtgtttaaaacaagcaaacaaatcacAAATAGTATTTGGATGTAACTATGTTGTATTTGAGGGTAGACAGATAGCTCAGAAGTCATGAGTGacttttgctcttccagaggacatgagtttgattcccagcacccagacagGGTGGCTTGCAGCCATCTATATCCCTAAGACAGATTTGATGCTCTTTTTTTGCCACACCCAtaaccccccccaacacacatacaccttcttaaaaacaagaaaaaaaaacttaaagtaaATAATACactatcaatttttaaaaaccaagttACTAAGGTACATGTAAAACCCAAAAATTCAGGGAGTACATTAAAGCACCTAGAAGACGAACATCTATCTATAAAGGGCATTGATTAATATGCCATGCccagtagttggccaacacaaaatgaacttgaTGCTATCTTTGTAGACATTTTGTctctttttgctttgctttgggcatttttttttcttattgaatttttgcttgttcattttagtttttattgttttgggggtatgtttcttgtttttgcttaTTCGGTTttcagaaagaggagaaaagattgagagaaagaaaaagcgtGTAAATGTGGGTGTGTAGAGAGGTGGGGGGAgtctgggaggagttagagaaAGGTGAGATGTCCATGCTCTAGCAAACAACTCCCTACCCAAGCTCAGGCAAGCAACCTTGGTTAACTCAGTGTCacagaagcaaagcaaagcaaacaaagtaGCATGGCAATTAAAGGGAACTTAATGAGAAGAAAGGGGTCAGCAGGGATGGGAGCAGGTCAGAGAGGGTaaccggtgtgtgtgtgtgtgtatgtttgtgtgtgtgtgtgtgtatgtgtgaaattctcaaagaataaaataaaaataaatagaaaagaaagataacAAATCTCCCCAACAGGCCAGTTTGAATCAGAAGATAATAGCATCCCTCTGCTTTCATCcttaacaaaaaaaatctgaagctagCCAATACATGATCTGTCTATCGTCTATCTCACAGACTTTCAAGGAACGTGGCTACGAAAGTCTGCTTCTCTCTGTTTGAACTTTATCCCGTCCTCCGTATACAATGCATAAACAGATTTCTTCAGCAGACAGATAAACCATGTGTCATGGCTCCAGCTAGAAAACCCAGAGCTGGGCCCGAAGTCCCAAGTGTCCAACCCCCAGATGGGATATAAGCATGCAGCCCAGTTAAGTAAGTCCCCTTCATTCTCACTGCTCCCACGGTGCTGCACTTACCTGTTGAGCTCCTTTGCTCTCCAAGATCTCTCCGGTTTTATAAAAATCCTCGTGATTGTGCCTCACTCTTCTGGAACCAGGCTGCAGTCTAGGCTTCCCACTCAGTGTCTGCTGATGTCATGGCGGAGCAGACACATGGTACACTCCATGCAATTTGACTGTATCTGGACAGGTTTTTGTCAGCAGTCTCTACTATATCACACTATCCTTTTCCTTGCCTTTTGTCAGGAGTGCATGCTCTCTGGgggctgtctgtctgtttctttcatttgtttttcttgctgtttGATAGCTTCCTCAGCACCAGTTTAGAATGTACAAGAACTCAGGAACTGGGGCCTCTGGTCACTCTACTGTGTGTCTTCTATTTGCTCTGCACATGATCGCCAGGAGAGACAATGCTCCGTTTGTCCTGGAGTTCGGATCCAGCCCCCttagagggcttgcagagagccTGCTGTCTCCACTTGGAAGAATGAGGGGAATTTTtacaacaaaaattaagaaatctAGAAACATGTCTATCCTTCCATTCAAGTTGAGGCATCCTTCCCCAGGGGCTTCAGTCGCCTGGCGTACCCTCATGCACAAGCTGAGAGCCAAAGAGGGACAGCAGGGAAAGCAGAGCTGGACGTAGATTCATGAGAGGTGAAAGCTTTCTAAGGTAGTTAATaccattattttccttttttggcTATTTTCTCCCTTAACTCCAGCATATTTCATACaaatacagggctggagagatggttcagcagttgagaATCCTGAACGCTCTTCTAgacatgggttcagttcccagcacccacaacatctgtaactccaagatctgacacccttacatagacatacatacaggcaaaacaccaatgcacataaaataaaaaataaattatgtattaAAAACCCAAACAGAATAGGAAAACTAAACACTAACTTGAAAATAAGCTTTAAAAGATCAGAATTAGATCATAGTAAGTACTTTTCCCTTTTGGAACCTTTCTTCCCCCAGATATGGTTAAAGAAAAgtaggcaaaacaaacaaactttccttTTATTCTTGCTTTTATTCGAATCTTCACTTAGTTGACGTTCACACAATGGTTAAGGTCCAAACTTCTCTAACTGCTGAGGTAACACGAACACCTCTTATTCTATGTCTCTTTCTTGGCGGAACCAGAAGATCTATCTACTCTTGGTTGATGGTAGTTACGGCTGAAGTTGGATCTGTTTCTGGTGGTTTCTAGTGGAAGCTTCTTCTTTTCCCCGCAAGAGATTTTTTTGCAACACGGGTGCTGGAGCGGTTATTCCGAGCCTTTTTAGTAAGAGAGGCATCCGAGGTCCTGAAGATCTTGTCTTTCCTAGAACTTATGCCCTCCATTGTCTTCATGGTGTGCTTGCTTGCTTCCATCCTGTATGCTtctgctgaccttgaactcttcctGTCCTGCTCACCGCACATCTGCACTGGCCTCTCATACAGGGGTCCCGCTTCATGGAGAGGGAAGCTGTTGAGAATATCTACCCTCTGTTTTAGGACCTGACATTCATCCTGGAGCATGGATGCGATCAAATGCAGCGAGTGTGCATCACGGTTCAGGTTCTTCACCTGCACCTCTAGTTCCCGCTTGGCAGACTGTCCATTGCTGGGCTGGGTTTGGGAATAGATTCGACAGCTTCCTTCTTTCTGGCATTCCTGATATAACCTTATTAGTTCTCTGAGCTCGCTGTGCTGCCTACTCCAGTGATCTGCTTCCTGTAATAACTGCTCCATATTGCTCCTGAGTTTTCTGTACCCTTCACGTATGATAAAGGAGCCACAGCGGCCCCTCTCCGCGCTCAGCTTCAAGTTGTCAAAGCTTCTCCTTTTTTCTGAATCGCACACGTCCCATGTAAATGCCTGCACCATGTTCTTAGCACTCTGGTTTTTCAAAAACATCTCCGCTTTGTTTGTGTACTGCTCTCTCTCTGGGTCGAAATGAAACACCATATCCTTAAGTTGCATTTTATTTCTCCTATCAACAGCTCTGATTTTAAGTTTTGACACATCCTCAGAAGTACTGGCATCATCAAAACTCTCCCTGACTGCTGTAGGCTTATCTTCAATGCCTGCTATACTTTTAAGAACATCTTTAATGTCTTTTAAGAGATTGCTAAATTTCTGTACTGTCCCTGTTCTTCCTACTGGACTAATACTATTCTTTGGTGGTGGGATGTAGTCCCAACAGAGATGGGGGAGCGACCCAATCTCAAGGAAAGAAATGGTGATCCCCGGGTTTGGTGATGATCCTTGGTTAGGGATACGGATTTGAGGTGGGGCAAGCTTCTCATGTGGGCTGTCAAAGTTGGCCATCAGGGTCTGAGGAGGGCATAAAACCTTAGAGATTCCAGGAAGGACAGATGGCAGTCTCTTGTGAGTCGGTGGAGGAGATGGAACCAAGCAGGAGTTACAGACCAGAGTTAATGACTGAGACCCAGGGAGATGGTGTTCAGGTGGAAGGTAACATCTCAGACAGCctagggggagagggtgggaaggaGCACCAGGAGCTCCATCCCCCTTCTGCTAGCCTCCTGGTGTTTATTCTGAGGCCCTAGCAAAGGGGTCAGATTTGTCATTGCCCTTTATTTTGTCATTGCCCTTATGGGTACTACTCATACATTCTGTTTCCTTTGCATCACAATGGAAGCCTCTTAAACTCCTGCCCACAACTCAGATACCACAACCAACCTTACTTTTCCCAGCTAAGACCTCTACAACGTTCTTGCCCCTTTCTGTCCTCCTAGGATCTTCATTCTAAGGGCATTTCAGTAATTTCCTTCCTTACCTTCCCACTCCCAACCTTACCATACCACACCATGCCAACCTCAAGCACAGTGTCCCAACCGACGGTATGATTGAGAGAGAGTTCACCATGCTGGGTGAGGACTGCTCCATAGACAGCAGCTTTGCTGCTTCTGTTGTTAGGTGTTGTAAAGGAGTGAGGAAGATGTGTGGTTTCAATGAcaatggcccccagaggctcatagatttgaatacttggtcatcagtggcactatttgaaaggattacaaagtgtggccttgttggaggaagtgtgtcacctagggcaggctttgaggtttcaaaagcccattccaAGCCCAGAGTAcacctctcttcctgctgcctgaagagccagatgtagaactctcagctacttctccagcgcCGTGCATGTCTGCGGGCATTGcaccatgctttccaccatgatgaccatggattctgaaactgtaagccagccccaattaaatgcttttctttgtaagagctgctgtggtctcttcacagcagtatcttttggattttgtttgtttgtttgttttggtggtaGTAGGGGCTCTTTTTTAAAGTTCTGGTTTATTTTTTGCAGGGCAAAATCAAATCccaggcctcatgcatgctaatCAAGCCATCTGCCTTTGCTTGCGCTCCATCCCCAGCCCTCCTTTGCTTTATTGACCTTTATCCGAAATGAATAATCATGAAAGTTACATACATTCAGATTGTGAAACACATTTTCTCTGCTAAGTTTCTCCACTTACTGGTCTTAACAGCTCCAGGCTTATATCCTACACAGTTAACCTtttcagaggaggaggactttctCTTCACCTGATTCTAGCAGAAGAGCCAAAGAAGACTATCTTGCTCTTCTCGTTACTTCCGCTCTTTCCCTGTTTACATTCGGTCCACCACTTTCCCCTCACTCTGGACTCTGAGAGATGGTCTCTCTCTCCTAGTCACAagacccctccctcccctctcccttaaAAAATAGTGCAAAAGAAACTGCTAGGCACAGTGGCATGTGTTTATAGTTCCAGCgctcaagaggctgaagcagaaaggtTTTGAGTTCAAGGAACTTTCTcgaaaaacataagaaaaagaaTGCCAAGAAAAGCATAATTGGCCCGGCAGAGGTCACATGCCCCTGAATTCCAGAGGCCTACAGCCCAAGAACTGAATCAGAgggacaagattttttttaagagaaaaacataagACCAGGTTTATTTCATACGATGTTATTCACACATATCATTTTCTAATTTATACATAATATACAAAGAAGTGAAGATAACATTTCACATGAACCAATAAGAGCCAGGACTTAGACAAACTGGTCCAGAAATGATCTATATCAAAAGGAGACACTCAAGAGTAAAGCCTAAGTGGTTTCTGCCCAATCAGATTTCTTTATTCTGAAATACCTGATTTTTCTAAAGTTCCATGCCAACATACTAAAAGGTGGAATCAGGATGGGCACCAAAATGGGCAGACCAAaaaattttcacattttttttttctagaatatgCCTAAAAGTATTAGGAGGACTGAGAGGTCAGCACTGGGATGAATGAACCAGGACTGCTAGAGGATTCAGTTCCAAATAACTTTCTCTAGGACTTGCCACTTTCTGTACCAAGTGACAGCTGCCTGGACATCCAAAGGGAAGGGTGAGGACAAACCATGATGGGCCGAATTTGCAGGAAGAGAGGTTACCAATCTCTAACACGGACAGCTTTGATTCTGAAACCAAGGGCTGACGCAGGGAAGCTATCTAAGTTCTACCCAGGGCCAAGACACTCTGAAGCAGGCAAAACAAAGTAGAAAAGGGGGCAAGAGAGTCATTCTGCATAGGAGAAAATACTGCTACTGTGACAGGGACATGCTGATGAGACAACTTAAGGGAGCTGTTCCCAAAATACAAAAGGAAACAAGTATCAGGTGGCAGATGGCTCCACACTGCACCTAACACACGATAATGGCACAAATCATTTCCCACTGTCAAAACTGAAGATGCTTTCTCCTCTCATGTGAAAGCTTGGAGACTACATGCTTCCTATGGGAGTTGTTTTACTAGCTATTACTTTTGATGATAATCATGTAGAGATAAGAgataaaattctttcttttatggctggctgtggtggcaagTGCCCATCATCCTAAAACTCAAGAAGCTTGACACAGGAGCCtagaaagttcaaagccagcctagagtACATGCAATACCTAATAATAATTTATAAGtaactttttaacttcttgcTTCGCAAACATTTTACTTTAGGTAAAAGTTGCTGAAATGGAACGCTACTGCTCAAGCACCATCTAACAAGCATCTTGTATAACCACAATACAATCGTTGACACTGTCAGCACAATGCCGTCATGTAAACTACAGATTCTCCTGCGTCATCCAGTTTCCCCACTAAAATTCTTTTTTCTGCTCCTAATCACAATGTACTTCCTCAGCATGTCTAGTTTCCTCCAGGACTTTCCTGATGATGACCAAATAGGTATTTTGTGTTTATCTGATTCCTAACCACTTTACTGAGGATCTGTACTTTACGCAAGAATGTCACACAAGTGCCATGACCCAGAGCAGGTCTCCTAAATCTCATGACTCCATTTACTTGGGACTGTTGACTCATCTATTGCACAGTTACCATCTTTCCTTCTGTAACTAACAAATATTAGATGAATTACCTTGAGGATATGCAAAGGTCTTGTTCCCCGCATACTTGTGCGCTGACTTTAGTTCCCCAGGTGAAGTTAGCCTGTTTATTACAGTATTGTTCTAATGGCAAATgtcattccctcttcccattctttttgtattaataGAAAGCATTTTGTAAAGAATTCAGGTTTTCATTCAATCATGTATCTACGTAAGTGTGGATTTATAGATACTTAAAAACGATTTGAGTTTAAACACAATTGCTCTTtggctgggaagatagctcagtgttTAAATGCCTTTGCTGTAAAGgtaagaggacctgagttcaaatctccaggaaGAAAGCCAGACATGGccatgcatgcctgtaaccccagaatttGGCGTGGGGTAGATACAGGTGGGTCTTaggggctctctggccagccagtttaGCTAAAATTGCAAGCTTCAAACTTAgtgagagactatctcaaaaataaagatggggagcaatagaggaagacccCAAGGTCCTCCTCCAGTCTCTATAAATTCATAACCCACATATACTGTATACATGTCTGTGCCATCATACCACACACtaccaccacaccacacacagacacacacacacagacacacacacacacagacacacacacatagacacacacacacacacacacaactattacTACTCCTGCTCCTACCACCGTTTATGTTCCTGTTCAAATACCCAGGGGGAATTTGAATATGGTGGGGAATTTTGGCAAAATAGACATCTTTGTTTTATGTGGATGTTTAATGgtttatttattgtgtgcatttttgtgtacatatatgtgtgtgccatgtgcatgtcTGGTTCCCTCAGATGTTGAGGAGGCCACTGCTGCAGGCATCACATGGATGCAGGGAAACAACCCTGAGCACACTACAAGAGCAGGAGTGCCGAGTCCGCCAGCCCACGTCTTTATCCTCTTaacactttaagaaaaaaatccaataatcaatgatttgtaaaatgttttattaaagaGTCTGGTGCATATGGAGACctgaaagagggcatcagagcccctggaactagagttgtgaTTGGTTCTGACGTGTGGGTGctgaaccaaacttgggtcttctgcaagagcagcaagtgctcttaaccactgagttctCTCTCCAGCCTTTGCAAGATATCATTTTAACATCTTGATTTATATTGTACTTCTAAATGTAATTACTCACCTGTAATTTTACAGTCATTTTATAGGAAAATTTTTCTgaaattgaaatttttatttaaaaaaattaaaagatagatGTAGCTGCACACTTGTCTGACCATTTCTTCAACAGGCCTTTTTACCACCAGGTGGAGATATGGAGCTACAAAATTATAACTGTGGCTAAGGAAGTGGAAAAGACCAAGAATCTGAACTCTGCGCGTGCGGGATGGCAGAGGAGCTCACCCAGGCAGTGGGCTCAAAATGTCAGTTCTAAAGGACTTGGCAGAGTTCTAGGTAGTTGTGATAGGAGTCTGGGTCGTGTCCTGTCCTGCTTGAGTCTGGGGAGGCAAGTGTGAGGGCAGGAGGCGGCAGCAGCATTTTAAACAGTGTTCACTCTACAGGAAGAGCAGGTTAGTATATAACACGCCTGCTCCAAACCTGTATAAGTTCTACGGAAGAACAACTCCAAAGTAAAGATTGCTGAGAGACCAGACACAGAAACGTGGCTGCTCCTCTGAGACTAACAGTTCAGTATCTGTAGAGACTAACCGGCCAAAACTCAAAGCAAAACCCTCACGCGTTATCAAAAGGCACTGAGCATGCGGCATCTGGCCCAGTGACTGTGACATCTTAAACATTCAAGGTCAACTCATCATGACCCATGGAGCCTCCCCCAGAATGGCTACTCCCAGGGACAGCTAACCATTACTATAAAATTTACTGCTTGGGCAGCTGTGATGGCTCAGAACCCACAGGTATTTACTGCCAagctgggacccacatggtgggaagACAGAACTGACTCTGGATAAttgttttctggcttccacatgccacagacagacagacagacagacacacacacacacgtgtgcacatacacacacagaaaatgcgataaaatttttaaatgaactaCATAACAAGATG harbors:
- the Spz1 gene encoding spermatogenic leucine zipper protein 1 gives rise to the protein MANFDSPHEKLAPPQIRIPNQGSSPNPGITISFLEIGSLPHLCWDYIPPPKNSISPVGRTGTVQKFSNLLKDIKDVLKSIAGIEDKPTAVRESFDDASTSEDVSKLKIRAVDRRNKMQLKDMVFHFDPEREQYTNKAEMFLKNQSAKNMVQAFTWDVCDSEKRRSFDNLKLSAERGRCGSFIIREGYRKLRSNMEQLLQEADHWSRQHSELRELIRLYQECQKEGSCRIYSQTQPSNGQSAKRELEVQVKNLNRDAHSLHLIASMLQDECQVLKQRVDILNSFPLHEAGPLYERPVQMCGEQDRKSSRSAEAYRMEASKHTMKTMEGISSRKDKIFRTSDASLTKKARNNRSSTRVAKKSLAGKRRSFH